In Glandiceps talaboti chromosome 6, keGlaTala1.1, whole genome shotgun sequence, one DNA window encodes the following:
- the LOC144436494 gene encoding protein downstream neighbor of son homolog, protein MRRRKKGGQVKNEDTSVLKHNQKYNSFGSGDRRGGKRRNPFSFQSMSKRPSSTRSMDDNESVDEPTNIPSDGSNRLMTMLDLSFDKNMDEVFHNDDIEQCLENEVRRNTVKEDTESVPKQPEVPTKTANTSSKCPVDWSLKSRVRFLSPKTFQWCNNLKTMEECIGLKNFVTCQSQKKCHDISDVQNCTDSRAESHQCMLTWIHPSIPWIKLFPRISTEFKQQSKTFSVTPEIQDSLTSDWSESFHSVFHMVRSKQCAFFYMCTYQYTILFRAAGIAGNPNMTALITPTTKGLREALKNEGIEFEMPLSSANSPHQGDRKKNTAMNTTSDLCQTGKESNNKALDNDSDNESDDETEEDQPDDLDDGSSWLQSIGLNQKVSSLDSHKVKVQDKVIKSDHYSESMVQIQGVYTQALFNFLLNSKSTIALSGPQSGIPPTILSPVAFQGAALKTLKVKHGKVHQYQAGKSQVLSTLEVTGPLLPTNIVYLCELFKQTQQGDFNMICNVQDCTIPFNAAQSDNVQDDDDERTHKLSQCGLSKESIVNFIEGSNHGKYAIRELKCENNMYSWNL, encoded by the exons ATGAGAAGAAGAAAGAAAGGTGGACAAGTAAAGAATGAAGATACCTCAGTTTTAAAACACAATCAGAAATATAACAGTTTTGGGTCTGGAGACAGGAGAGGAGGGAAACGAAGGAATCCGTTCAGTTTTCAGAGTATGTCAAAAAGACCCAGCAGTACAAGATCAATGGATGATAATGAAAGTGTGGATGAACCTACAAATATTCCAAGTGATGGATCAAATAGATTAATGACAATGCTAGATCTATCTTTTGACAAG AACATGGATGAAGTGTTCCACAATGACGATATAGAACAGTGCTTGGAAAATGAGGTGAGGAGAAACACAGTGAAAGAAGACACAGAGTCCGTCCCAAAACAACCTGAAGTACCA ACAAAGACAGCAAACACAAGTTCAAAGTGTCCTGTTGATTGGAGTTTAAAATCCAGAGTTCGATTCCTGTCACCAAAGACCTTCCAGTGGTGTAATAATTTGAAAACTATGGAGGAGTGTATTGGTCTTAAAAATTTTGTCACTTGTCAATCCCAGAAAAAATGTCATGATATTTCG GATGTACAGAATTGTACGGATAGCAGAGCAGaatctcaccagtgtatgtTAACATGGATACATCCAAGCATTCCCTGGATCAAACTGTTTCCGAGGATTTCAACTGAATTCAAACAACAAAG CAAAACATTTTCGGTGACTCCAGAGATACAGGATTCTCTCACATCTGACTG GTCTGAGAGTTTTCACTCTGTATTTCACATGGTGAGAAGCAAACAGTGTGCATTCTTCTATATGTGTACATACCAGTATACTATCTTATTTAGAGCTGCTGGTATAGCAGGTAATCCAAACATGACAGCTTTGATTACGCCGACAACTAAAGGTCTGAGAGAAGCTCTGAAAAATGaag GAATTGAATTTGAGATGCCATTGTCATCGGCAAACAGTCCTCATCAGGGAGACAGAAAAAAGAATACTGCAATGAATACAACATCAGATTTATGTCAGACTGGGAAGGAATCTAACAATAAAGCATT AGACAATGATAGCGACAATGAATCAGACGATGAAACAGAAGAAGACCAACCAGATGATTTGGATGATGGGTCGTCATGGTTACAAAGTATAGGATTGAACCAGAAGGTTTCATCATTAGATTCCCATAAAGTGAAAGT TCAGGACAAGGTAATCAAATCAGATCACTATAGTGAATCTATGGTTCAGATACAAGGTGTCTATACACAAGCACTCTTTAACTTCCTTCTTAATAGTAAAAGTACTATAGCATTATCAGGACCACAGTCTGGTATACCACCAACTATCCTATCACCAGTGGCCTTCCAAGGAGCTGCACTCAAGACACTCAAG GTAAAACATGGAAAAGTGCATCAATACCAGGCTGGCAAATCACAAGTACTGAGTACTTTAGAAGTGACAGGACCTTTACTACCTACTAATATTGTCTACTTGTGTGAACTGTTTAAACAAACGCAGCAAGGTGACTTCAATATGATATGTAATGTACAAGATTGTACGATACCTTTCAATGCTGCACAAAGTGACAATGTCCAAGATGACGATGATGAGAGAACACATAAACTAAGTCAGTGTGGACTGTCTAAGGAAAGTATTGTGAATTTTATAGAAGGCAGTAATCATGGAAAGTATGCAATCAGAGaattgaaatgtgaaaacaatATGTATAGTTGGAATCTCTGA
- the LOC144436088 gene encoding E3 ubiquitin-protein ligase TRIM45-like, whose protein sequence is MAAASGGTPEEILNRIGEDCLSCSICLEQYKVPKLLPCHHTFCLHCLETLVKKKGVLNCPTCQQEVDLPSGGVAALKNNFFMNTLLEVVEKRTEEAKKTQHKCEWCEENDATHFCRDCEQYFCDGCVKPVHQKLKRASSHTVLSVEEHEKTKFAMQSAILSTERCKGHPANEVKYFCDTCQVPICSECTIIDHRIPDHSHRYLQIVADESSKELSKMVEKLKVKAKQTDESKMAVVGLCKKVKDQFEVEDGKVTKHEETCIKILESSVKEIKEGLKTDCHLQVKQLEMQIVDLEFKYENIISTSGYVEALVNHGSAAQLVSSKSKLIQRIEELAAMETKPDIRQEVVTFKPSDDVTTDGMLGVLRYDVCPHLCTVDNIPKRLVKGESVKLLITTKDSSGKTVIPNQEVKVKVRKPDGSEEDIPVTDNKDGTHTGMIHGEMDGKYQVTMVIEDQPIPGSPLQIPVMKGLVKTIGKHGSNQGEFSKPFSATLNRHGDMVVADTTNARIQFIDILGKFKKVLKFTQFKKRFCPLDVAISAEDEYFMTDNGNKLIVVSDEDGNVVRCFGQNELKHPRGICISPLDGTVYVTDWDGTCGDRTDKEDSHCVRKYRQNGDYINSFGKYGEFKGPYFMYIDSQGILYVTDFDNHCVQVFSADDQFWYKFGIPGQSEGQLYYPRGIVMDKNSYLYVGDSKDRVLKFDMSGRFICHVDRAEDGLNSPAGLVLTEDVPVKLVVVDKGNHCLKVFVL, encoded by the exons ATGGCGGCTGCCTCTGGAGGTACACCAGAAGAAATTTTGAATAGAATTGGAGAAGATTGCCTGTCTTGTTCAATTTGTTTGGAGCAATACAAAGTACCTAAACTTCTACCATGTCATCATACATTCTGTCTGCACTGTTTGGAGACACTTGTCAAGAAAAAAGGAGTCTTAAACTGTCCAACATGTCAGCAGGAAGTGGATCTACCCTCTGGTGGAGTTGCTGCATTGAAGAACAACTTTTTCATGAACACACTACTGGAGGTGGTTGAGAAAAGAACAGAAGAggcaaagaaaacacaacataaatGTGAGTGGTGTGAAGAAAATGATGCTACACATTTTTGCAGAGATTGTGAGCAGTATTTCTGTGATGGTTGTGTCAAGCCAGTACATCAGAAACTGAAACGTGCAAGCTCACATACAGTACTTTCTGTAGAAGAACATGAAAAGACAAAGTTTGCTATGCAGTCAGCCATTTTGTCCACTGAACGTTGTAAAGGTCATCCTGCAAATGAGGTCAAATATTTCTGTGATACGTGTCAAGTACCAAtctgttcagagtgtacaattATAGATCACCGTATTCCAGACCACAGTCATAGATATCTACAAATAGTGGCTGATGAGAGTTCCAAAGAGCTGTCAAAAATGGTggaaaaattgaaagtgaaagctaAGCAGACAGATGAAAGTAAAATGGCAGTTGTAGGTTTGTGTAAAAAAGTGAAAGACCAATTTGAAGTAGAGGATGGTAAAGTAACCAAGCATGAAGAAACTTGCATAAAGATTTTGGAGTCAAGTGTTAAAGAAATCAA AGAAGGGTTGAAGACagactgccatctacaggtcaAACAATTAGAAATGCAGATTGTTGATTTAGaattcaaatatgaaaacattatcAGTACATCTGGATATGTAGAGGCATTAGTTAACCATGGCAGTGCAGCTCAATTGGTGTCCAGTAAATCTAAGCTCATACAACGTATTGAAGAGTTGGCTGCCATGGAAACCAAACCAGATATCAGACAGGAAGTGGTCACATTCAAACCTTCTGATGATGTCACTACAGATGGAATGCTGGGAGTTCTGAGATATGATGTATGCCCACATCTGTGTACAGTTGACAACATTCCAAAGAGACTAGTAAAAGGTGAATCTGTCAAGTTACTGATAACAACTAAAGACAGCAGTGGTAAGACAGTCATACCAAACCaagaagtgaaagtgaaagtaagAAAACCAGATGGATCAGAAGAAGACATCCCAGTAACTGACAACAAAGATGGTACACACACTGGGATGATACATGGTGAAATGGATGGTAAATAtcaagttaccatggtgatagaaGACCAACCAATACCAGGATCACCATTACAGATACCTGTCATGAAAGGATTGGTGAAAACTATCGGCAAACATGGAAGTAATCAAGGCGAGTTCAGTAAGCCCTTCAGTGCCACCTTAAACCGACATGGAGACATGGTGGTAGCTGATACAACGAATGCAAGAATTCAATTTATTGACATTCTTGGGAAATTTAAGAAAGTGTTGAAATTTACACAGTTCAAGAAGAGATTCTGCCCACTTGATGTAGCAATATCAGCTGAAGATGAATACTTTATGACAGATAATGGTAACAAACTAATAGTGGTTAGTGACGAAGATGGAAATGTTGTCAGATGCTTTGGACAAAATGAACTGAAGCATCCCAGAGGCATCTGTATTAGTCCTCTAGATGGTACTGTCTATGTCACTGACTGGGATGGAACCTGTGGGGATAGGACAGACAAGGAAGATAGTCACTGTGTAAGAAAATACAGACAGAATGGAGATTACATCAACTCCTTTGGCAAGTATGGTGAATTCAAAGGACcctacttcatgtacattgACAGTCAAGGAATCTTGTATGTAACTGACTTTGATAATCACTGTGTCCAGGTCTTCAGTGCCGATGACCAATTCTGGTACAAGTTTGGCATTCCAGGTCAAAGTGAAGGTCAGCTGTATTATCCACGTGGAATAGTGATGGACaagaacagttatctgtatgtGGGTGATAGCAAAGACCGTGTACTGAAATTTGACATGAGTGGAAGATTCATCTGTCATGTTGATAGAGCTGAAGATGGGTTAAATTCCCCTGCTGGTCTAGTATTAACTGAAGATGTACCAGTCAAACTAGTTGTGGTTGATAAAGGCAATCATTGTCTGAAAGTATTTGTACTGTAA
- the LOC144436493 gene encoding uncharacterized protein LOC144436493, whose translation MDHEELVFSLYERDLNEAYQVLLYRLENNTLSDKDKFMVIDCLCHHGLVTLDEVMVEENSEEHCIEYSTRSDCDVLVTDVNQISPQTSVISENSDNVSNEQTLPDSEEHCINYSAISNGNENQFVCIDCGKRFCSKNNLKVHMGIHTQDRLIVCKECGQSFIQNGALKVHMRSHTNERPFVCKECGKSFVYSGALKVHMSIHTNERPFACKECGKSFTQSGVLKAHMRIHTNERPFVCKVCGKRFTQSGALKVHMRIHRNERPFVCNECGKSFVYSGALKVHMSIHTNERPFACKECGKSFTQSGVLKVHMRIHRNERPFVCNECGKSFVYSGALKVHMSIHTNERPFACKECGKSFTQSGVLKAHLRIHTNERPFVCKECGKSFVYSGALKVHMRIHTNERPFVCKECGQSFIQNSNLKVHRRIHTNERPFVCKKCGKRFTQNSHVKRHMRLHTNERPFLCKECGKSFVYSDTLKVHRRIHTNERPFVCKDCGQSFTQKNHLKRHITIHTNKRPFVCKCGKSFLYNGRLKVHMRIHTNETPVVCKECGQTFTQGSQLKRHMRIHTNERPFMCNECGKSFVYRGNLKVHRRIHTNERPFVCKECGQSFIQSSHLKGHRIIHTNERPFSCKECGKSFVYSNTLKVHMRIHTNERPFVCKECGKSFIQGSDLKVHMRIHTNERPFVCKECGKSYAHVSNLKVHMRIHTNERPFVCKKCGKSCTQHSNLKVHMRRHTNERPFVCKECGQTFTYSNALKVHIRSHSNERPFICKLCGKSFTDSGNLKVHKKSHK comes from the exons ATGGACCATGAAGAGTTAGTATTCAGCCTATATGAACGGGACTTGAATGAAGCATATCAAGTGTTACTTTACCGACTTGAGAATAATACTCTTTCTGATAAAG ATAAATTCATGGTAATAGATTGTCTTTGTCATCATGGACTTGTTACACTGGATGAAGTCATGGTTGAAGAAAACTCTGAGGAGCATTGCATAGAGTATAGTACAAGAAGTGACTGTGATGTGTTAGTGACCGATGTGAACCAGATTTCTCCACAAACTTCAGTTATAAGTGAAAACAGTGATAATGTTAGCAATGAGCAGACTCTGCCAGACTCTGAGGAACATTGTATAAACTATAGTGCTATAAGTAATGGCAATGAAAACCAATTTGTTTGTATCGATTGTGGTAAAAGGTTTTGTAGTAAAAATAATCTGAAGGTACACATGGGAATCCATACACAAGATAGACTaattgtatgtaaggagtgtggtcaaagttttattcaaaatggtgctttgaaagtacacatgagaagccacacaaatgaaagaccatttgtatgtaaggagtgtggtaaaagttttgtttatagtggtgctttgaaagtacacatgagcatccacacaaatgaaagaccctttgcatgtaaggagtgtggtaaaagttttactcaaagtggTGTTTTAAAAgcacacatgagaatccacacaaatgaaagaccatttgtatgtaaggtgTGTGGTAAACGTTTTACTCAAAGTGgtgctttgaaagtacacatgagaatccacagaaatgaaagaccatttgtatgtaatgagtgtggtaaaagttttgtttatagtggtgctttgaaagtacacatgagcatccacacaaatgaaagaccctttgcatgtaaggagtgtggtaaaagttttactcaaagtggtgttttaaaagtacacatgagaatccacagaaatgaaagaccatttgtatgtaatgagtgtggtaaaagttttgtttatagtggtgctttgaaagtacacatgagcatccacacaaatgaaagaccctttgcatgtaaggagtgtggtaaaagttttactcaaagtggTGTTTTAAAAGCACActtgagaatccacacaaatgaaagaccatttgtatgtaaggagtgtggtaaaagttttgtttatagtggtgctttgaaagtacatatgagaattcacacaaatgaaagaccatttgtgtgtaaggagtgtggtcaaagttttattcaaaata GTAATCTGAAAGTTCACaggagaatccacacaaatgaaagaccatttgtgtgTAAGAAGTGTGGTAAACGTTTTACTCAAAATAGTCATGTGAAAAGACAcatgagacttcacacaaatgaaagaccatttttatgtaaggagtgtggtaaaagttttgttTATAGTGATACTTTGAAAGTTCACAGgaggatccacacaaatgaaagaccatttgtatgtaaggattgtggtcaaagttttactcaaaaGAATCATCTGAAAAGACACATAACAATCCACACAAAtaaaagaccatttgtatgtaagtgtggtaaaagttttctttATAATGGTcgtttgaaagtacacatgagaattcacacaaatgaaacaccagttgtatgtaaggagtgtggtcaaaCTTTTACTCAAGGTAGTCAATTGAAAagacacatgagaatccacacaaatgaaagaccctTTATGTGTAacgagtgtggtaaaagttttgttTATAGAGGTAATTTAAAAGTACACAGgagaattcacacaaatgaaagaccatttgtctgtaaggagtgtggtcaaaGTTTTATTCAAAGTAGTCATCTGAAGGGACACAGGATAATTCACACCAATGAAAGACCATTTtcatgtaaggagtgtggtaaaagttttgttTACAGTAAtactttgaaagtacacatgagaattcacacaaacgaaagaccatttgtatgtaaggagtgtggtaaaagttttataCAAGGTAGTgatctgaaagtacacatgagaattcacacaaatgaaagaccatttgtttgtaaggagtgtggtaaaagttatGCTCATGTGAGtaatctgaaagtacacatgagaatccacacaaatgaaagaccatttgtttgTAAGAAGTGTGGTAAAAGTTGTACTCAGCATAgtaatttgaaagtacacatgagacgtcacacaaatgaaagaccatttgtatgtaaggagtgtggtcaaaCATTTACTTACAGTAATGCTTTGAAAGTACATATTAGAAGCCActcaaatgaaagaccatttatatgtaagttgtgtggtaaaagttttactgACAGTGgtaatttgaaagtacacaagAAATCACACAAATGA
- the LOC144436492 gene encoding uncharacterized protein LOC144436492 has product MCALNRPSELELDHLIYNVMFLIQEKEGWHEDFMICKRDETRVHFDICGSHVTSETNILWKYKNDVCDDEDLITASNGFPVVLSENKSQLFERAKESIRSTGFGVSKTTSTHKKIAQVIGQCVSIADRSPFETDDYKIVYHVSLMGASQLVVTRTHVAKSTLKEIKGDCEMPKQNDLSPSYVFEASFPIHNNLSYVFFFVYTSLSILGKLSHMVFHPVPRSQIHVPSAHVKRKSIFKRKASCKDKK; this is encoded by the exons ATGTGTGCACTGAATAGACCATCAGAATTGGAGCTTGATCACTTGATTTATAATGTGATGTTCTTGATTCAAGAGAAGGAGGGATGGCATGAGGATTTCATGATATG TAAACGTGATGAAACAAGAGTACATTTTGACATCTGTGGATCACATGTGACATCTGAAACAAACATTCTATGGAAGTATAAAAATGATGTTTGTGATGATGAAGATCTTATAACTGCTTCCAATGGTTTCCCAGTTGTATTAAGTGAG AACAAAAGCCAACTTTTTGAGAGAGCAAAAGAAAGTATCAGGTCAACTGGATTCGGTGTCTCGAAGACAACATCTACTCATAAGAAAATCGCACAGGTTATTGGGCAGTGTGTCAGTATTGCAGATAGATCTCCATTTGAAACGGATGATTATAAGATTGTGTATCATGTTTCTCTTATGGGTGCATCCCAGCTTGTTGTCACCCGTACACACGTTGCTAAGAGTACACTTAAAGAAATTAAAGGAGACTGTGAGATGCCTAAGCAAAATGATTTGTCTCCGTCATATGTGTTTGAAGCATCTTTTCCAATTCACAATAATCTCTcatatgttttcttttttgtgtaCACATCACTTTCAATATTAGGTAAACTTTCACATATGGTGTTCCATCCTGTACCCAGGAGTCAAATACATGTTCCCAGTGCTCATGTGAAAAGGAAAAGCATTTTTAAAAGGAAAGCATCTTGTAAGGATAAAAAGTGA